The following is a genomic window from Caldicellulosiruptor danielii.
AAGGATATCAAAAAGTTGAGAAAGGAGGAAACATATGAAAAAAGCAAAAGTCATCTACGATAAGGAGTTTACAATTGGACAGGTTGACAAGCGAATCTATGGTTCATTTTTGGAGCACATGGGAAGAGCAATATACACAGGAATCTATGAGCCAGACCATCCACAGGCTGATGAAATGGGGTTTAGAAAGGATGTATTAGAACTTGTTCGCAAGCTTAATGTTCCTATTGTAAGATATCCTGGTGGCAATTTTGTGTCGGGGTATAACTGGGAAGACGGTGTTGGTCCAAAAGAAAAAAGACCGAGAAGACTTGAGCTTGCGTGGAGAGCAATCGAGACAAATGAGGTTGGTGTAAACGAATTTGTTGAATGGGCAAAAAGAGCAAACACCTCTGTCATGATGACAGTAAACCTTGGCACACGTGGAATTGATGCAGCAAGAAACTTGGTTGAGTATTGCAACTTCCCTGGTGGCACGTATTACAGTGATTTGAGACGTCAGCACGGCTATGAGCAGCCACACAATATAAAGGTATGGTGCTTAGGCAATGAGATGGACGGGGACTGGCAGATAGGCCACAAAACTGCATATGAGTATGGAAGACTTGCAAGAGAAGCAGCAAAGGTTATGAAGTGGGTAGACCCAACTATTGAGCTTGTTGCAGCGGGAAGCTCAGGGCCAAAAATGCCCACATTTCCTGAATGGGAAGCAATTGTTTTAGACCATACATATGATCTGGTTGACTATGTATCCTTGCATGTTTACTTCGGAAATCAAGAAAAAGATACAATGAACTTTGTTGCAAAATCGCTTGAAATGGAAGAGTTTATAAAGACAGTAATTTCCACGATTGATTATGTAAAGGCTAAAAAGAGAAGTAAAAAGGTTGTCAATATCTCATTTGACGAATGGAATGTATGGTACCATGCACATCTTGAGGGGAAAGACGAAAAAGCACAGCCTTGGAGTTTTGCTCGGCCAATCGCTGAAGAAGACTATGTATTTGAAGATGCAATATTGGTTGGTTGTATGCTGATTGCACTTTTGAAGCATTGTGACAGGGTCAAGATAGCATGTATGGCACAACTTGTGAATGTCATTGCACCGATTACGACAGTGAAAGGTGGAATTGCGTACAGACAGGTGATTTACTATCCATTTATGCATGCTGCAAACTACGGGCATGGGGTTGCACTTTTGCCAAAGGTAAGCTCACCAAAATACGGCTCAAAAGAATTTACAGATGTTCCATACATTGAAACTGTTGCAACATACAATGAGGAAAAGAATGAAATAACAGTTTTTGCAGTCAACAGAGATTTAGAAGAGGAGATGCAAGTTGAATTTAAGCTTGATGGTTTTGATGGATTTGAGGTTGTGGAGCACATTGTATATGAAAGTGATGATATTTACAAAGGAAACACTCAAGATAAGCCTGACAATGTCGTGCCCCACAAAGGTGGAAGTTCCAAAATAGAAGGTAATATTTTAACATCCATATTGCCCAAATTCTCATGGAATGTAATTAGATTAAAGAAGAGGGAAATTTAACCGTTTTCGCTTAAGGAGGCAAGACAGCTTCTTAAAAAGTATACATACAAGAAGCTGTCTTGTTTGTTTTATAAAATCTGATAGAAATTTCAAAATTATTAGATTTAAATACAGTAGCTAAAAACTTAAAATAAAAGATAAATTCATTATGGAAGGAGATGAGAGTATGCTCAAAATAGCTATTATAGGGGCAGGAAGCGGAGTTTTTACAAGGAACTTGGTAAGAGACATTTTATCATATCCAGAGCTAAGAGATTCTACAATAGCGCTTATGGACATTGACAGTATAAGGCTTGAATTTATGAGAAGAGCTTTGCAAAAACTTATTGACCAAGAGAAGTATCCTACCCGGCTTGAAGCCACAACTGATAGAAAAGAAGCTTTAAAAGGTGCAAAATATGTGATTGTCACAATACAGGTTGGAGGTTTAAAACCTTTCGAGTATGACATTTACATTCCTCTAAAATATGGTGTAAAACAGGCGGTTGGTGACACAATAGGTCCAGGTGGAGTTTTCAGGGCTCTTAGAACAATACCAGTTTTGCTTGACATTGCAAAAGACATGGAAGAACTGTGCCCTGATGCTCTTCTTCTTAACTATGTAAATCCAATGGCAATGAATTGCTGGGCACTAAACAAAGCTACCAGTATAAAAAGTGTGGGGCTTTGTCACAGTGTTCAAGGAACTGCCGAATTTTTAGCAAAGATTATTGGGGCAAAAATGGAAGAGATTTCATACTTATGCGCAGGTATAAACCATATGGCGTGGTTTTTAAAATTTGAGTGGAATGGAAAAGATGCGTATCCTCTTATAAGAGAAAAAGCAAAAGACCCCGAGATTTATACCCAGGATGTTACAAAATTCGAGATACTAAAACATTTTGGATATTATGTTTCAGAGTCAAGTTTTCACATGTCTGAATATGTTCCCTATTTTAGAAAGAGCGACGATTGGATAAATAGGATACATAGAACCCATTCATGGCACAAAGAACATTACAATGGCATGTATTTGCACTGCTGCTTAGATGCTGCGAAAACTTTACTTGATGACCTGAAGAAAATGGCAGAGGCAGACTACATCGACCCAAAAAGAAGTAACGAATACTGTGCAACTATCATCCATTCCATAGAAACAAACACTCCAAGTGTGATAAATGGTAATGTTGAAAATAAAGGTTTGATTACAAATCTGCCTGAAGGATGCTGCGTTGAAGTGCCATGTTTGGTTGACAAAAATGGTATTCAGCCAACTCATGTAGGAGATCTTCCACCGCAGCTTGCAGCTTTGAATAGGACTAATATAAACGTGCAGGAGCTTGCTGTGATTGCTGCTTTGACAGGTGATAGAGAAGCAGTTTATCATGCAATTATGATGGACCCTCTCACAAGTAGCGTTTTAGATTTGGATGAAATACGCAAGATGGTAGATGAGATGTTTGAAGCAGAAAAAGAATGGCTGCCAGAAAAGTTTTACAAATAAAGAGGAATGAGGTGAAAACAGATGGCGAGGATTTTCTTGGTTCATGGAGATAGATTGATAAGTAAATACGATAAGGAGCTATTATGGATTGAAGCATGGGGTAAAAACAGTTTGCGAGTTCGTGCAACACACGAAGGAAGTATGCCAGAAAATGATTGGGCTTTATTACCAAAGACTAAAATTAGTGGTAATAATATAGAAATTAAAATTTTGGACAATAGAGGAATAATAAAAAATGGTAATATATGTGCTGTAATTGAGTCAAGTGGTGATATTAAGTTTTACAATCACGAAAACAAAATTATATTGCAAGAATATACTTCAAAATTCGCTGCAGGACTCCGCAAAAGAGGACGAGAATTTCAGCCCATATTAGGAGGTAGTTATCGATTAACTGTTCGTTTTGAATCAGAACCTAATGAAAAACTTTATGGAATGGGACAATATCAGCAACCATTCTTAAATCTAAAAGGCTGCTCTTTAGAACTTGCACATAGGAATTCTCAATCAAGTGTCCCGTTTGTGGTTTCAAACATTGGGTATGGCTTTTTATGGAACAATCCAGCAATTGGAAAGGTCGTATTTGGCAAAAATATAACTGAGTGGGAAGCATATGTAACCAAAATTATGGATTATTGGATAACAGCAGGAAATACTCCTGCTGAAATTTTAGAACAATATATGGAAGTAACAGGAACACCTCCAATGATGCCCGACTATGCAATGGGGTTTTGGCAAAGTAAACTAAGATATAGAAATGCTCAAGAGTTAATGGATATAGCATATGAATATAAAAGACGCAATCTTCCTCTTGATGTAATTGTAATTGATTTTTTCCATTGGCCACATCAGGGAGACTGGAAATTTGATGAAGATTACTGGCCTTACCCAGAAAAAATGGTTGAAGAGCTCAGAAAAATGGGTATTGAAGTAATGGTATCTATATGGCCGACTGTTGAAAAAGAAAGCGAGAATTATGAAGAGATGCTTTCAAAGGGCTTACTTATAAGTACCGACCGAGGACCGCGAGTAACTATGCAGTTTGTCAATGACACTCTTTTTGTTGATATGACAAATCCCGAAGCACGTGAGTTTATGTGGGAAAAAGTTAAAGAAAATTATTTTTCAAAGGGTATTAAAATGTTCTGGCTTGATGAAGCTGAGCCAGAATTTCATAAATATGAATTTGATAATTATCGATATTACTTGGGACCATGTTTAGAAATAGGAAATATTTATCCTCTATTATATGCAAAAACTTTTTATGATGGATTAAGAAAGGAAGGTATAGAAAACATAATTAACTTAATTCGCTGTGCTTGGGCTGGTTCCCAACGCTATGGAGTGGTTGTGTGGTCAGGAGATATTGCATCAACCTTTGAATCATTGAGGAATCAAGTAGCATGTGGCTTAAATATGGCAATGGCGGGGATACCATGGTGGACAAGCGACATAGGAGGTTTCTATGGTGGCGATCCAAATGATCCTTCATTTAGGGAATTAATAATCAGATGGTTTCAATTTGGAGCATTTTGTCCTGTTTTTCGTATACATGGTGATAGAAAACCTTATATTCCACCAACTAGTAATAAAGGTGGAGGAAAGGTAGGTTCTGGCGGTCCTAATGAAGTATGGAGTTATGGACAAGAAGCTTACGAAATTTTCAAGAAGTATCTCACTATACGTGAAAAACTTAAACCGTATATTAAAAGACAAATGTTACTCACACATAAAAAAGGAACACCTATTATGAGACCACTATTTTATGATTTTCCATCTGATACGAAATCGTGGGAGATTGAAGATGAATTCATGTTTGGACCTGATATATTAGTTGCTCCTGTCTTATATGAAGGTATGAGAGAAAGAGTTGTTTATCTACCTGAAGGTACTCACTGGAGAGAGTGGGAAACAGGAAAAGTATATGAAGGTGGAAAAGAAATTATTTGCCAAGCTCCTTTATCTACAATACCAGTTTTTATACGAGATGGAGCTGAGTTGGTATAAATTGTAAGCAGGTAAATTTACAAACAAAAAAGGGCTTTGCATAAACAAAAAATTTTGAGGTAATGTGCAAGGCCCTTTAATTTTCTTCATCATACTCTTTACACAAAAGCGCTCTAATATACCCACTTTCATTTGAGGTTGACACAATATAAAATCCTCTTGCGTAGTAAAATCGAACCAAATCTCTCACCTTAGATGCTGTATGAAGATAAACCTTTTTGACCCCAAGCTCTTTGAGTCTCTCATCTACAACCTTCATAAGTGCCTTGCCAACACCGTTGTTTTGGTAGTTGAGTCTTACTCCAAATCGACTTATATACGCCGTTTTGTCAGGGAATATCTCCACTCTAATAGTGCCCACTATAATTCCATCCATAAAAGCAACATAAACCTCTTTTGTGTCAATATCCCTTTTTATATCCTCTTCTGTTTCATTTACAGCCGCATTTTTAGCAGGGTCAATCCCTGCAAGCTCGCAGTATTTTGTAAACGCCTCTTTTGTTATTTCCTTTATTGCTTTTATATCATCATAAGTTGCTCTTCGAACCACAAATTCCATCATTCTTTCCTCCTTCAATGCATAATTATAAATTAAAAAGAATAAAAATGCAAGTATATATTAAGTGGATAAAAAAATTAAATTGTGCTAAAATGAATAAAGAATCAATGTTTGCGTGGTTTTATAATTCGAAATATTAAGGAAAGGATTTGAGAAAAGTTGCGAGTGCTTGGTATTGACCCTGGAATTGCGCTGACTGGTTATGGAATTATAGAGTCTAAAAATGGCTTAGAGTTTAAAGTAATCGACTATGGCAGAATAGAAACTTCGAGCAGTCTCAAAAAGTCGATGAGATTTTTACATCTTTATACCGAGCTTTGCAGCATAATTTCACTGTACCAGCCTGACGTTGTTGCAATTGAAGAACTTTTTTCAACAAAAACTCAAAAACTGCTATCACAATTGGTGAGGCAAGAGGTGTGATTATTCTCACATGTATTCAGAATAACCTGAGCATTTACGAATACACACCCCTGCAGGTCAAACAATCCATAACTGGATACGGTAGAGCTGATAAAACTCAAATACAGAAAATGGTAAAAAGCTTGCTGGGGCTATCTGAAATCCCCAAGCCAGATGATGTTGCGGATGCTTTAGCTGTTGCAATGTGTCATATATTGTCAAGCTCTTCAGTACTTTATCAGGAGGATGAAGTATGATAGATTCTATTGTGGGAATCATCCAAGAGGTATTTAGTAACTATGTTATCCTCAATTATAACAATATATACATAAAAGTATTTTGCAATAGCCTAAAATTCTCTGAATTTTTAGGCAAAGAAAAGAGAGTGTATGTTAGTCTAAAGTTTAACGAAAACTTATCAGAGATTGAATGTTACGGTTTTTTGACAAGAGAGGAAAGAGAACTTTTTTTAAAGCTTCAGAAGGTAACCGGTGTTGGCAGCAAATTAGCTCTTCAGATTCTTTCTTCAATAGATTTTCAAGAGCTTATTGTTGAGATTGCAAAGGGAAATGTGGCAAGACTTGAAAAGGTAAAGGGAATTGGGAAAAAAACTGCGAATAGGATAATTCTTGAGCTAAAAGAAACACTCAAAAAAGAATTTAAGGTGGCTGCTGGTGCCGATAAAGAAAAAACTTACGAAAAGCTTGAAGAAATATCTTTGGCACTTTTATCCTTAGGGTATGACATTGATGAAGTCAACCAGGTTCTTTCATCCGAAGACTTTTCTGAATTTTCTTTGGAAGATGGAATAAAACTTGCTTTGAAAAAGTTATCAAGGATTTGAGAAAAAATAGATCAAAAGAGGAATGAAACAAAATGGAAAGATTGCTGGATAATAAATTTTCTATTGAAGATGTTCATGAAGAATCGTTAAGACCAAAAACGCTTGAGGAGTATATAGGCCAGCAAAAGGTGAAAGAAAAAATTAGAATCTTTATTGAAGCTGCCAAAAAAAGAAAGGAACCGCTTGACCACGTACTGTTGTATGGTCCACCTGGTCTTGGAAAAACGACATTGGCAAACATCATTGCAAATGAAATGGGAGTTGACATAAAAGTAACATCTGGCCCTGCAATAGAAAGAGCAGGCGACCTTGTTGCCATTCTTACCAATATTGGTGAGAACAATATTCTGTTCATTGATGAAATTCATAGACTTAACAGGACAATCGAAGAGGTTTTATATCCTGCAATGGAAGACAAAAAGGTTGATATTGTGATTGGGAAAGGTCCGTCTGCGAAAACAATAAGATTGACTTTGCCACCTTTTACACTCATTGGAGCAACAACAAGGGCAGGTCTTTTGTCATCGCCGCTGAGGGACAGGTTTGGAATAATAGAAAGGCTTGACTATTACACAGTTGAAGAGCTGAGCCAAATTGTTATGAGGTCTGCCAGCATTTTAAAGTGCGATATAGAAAAAGAAGCATGCATAGAGATTGCAAAGCGCTCAAGAGGAACTCCGAGGGTTGCAAACAGGCTACTTAGAAGACTTAGAGATTATGCTATAGTAAAGCACACAG
Proteins encoded in this region:
- a CDS encoding alpha-N-arabinofuranosidase; the encoded protein is MKKAKVIYDKEFTIGQVDKRIYGSFLEHMGRAIYTGIYEPDHPQADEMGFRKDVLELVRKLNVPIVRYPGGNFVSGYNWEDGVGPKEKRPRRLELAWRAIETNEVGVNEFVEWAKRANTSVMMTVNLGTRGIDAARNLVEYCNFPGGTYYSDLRRQHGYEQPHNIKVWCLGNEMDGDWQIGHKTAYEYGRLAREAAKVMKWVDPTIELVAAGSSGPKMPTFPEWEAIVLDHTYDLVDYVSLHVYFGNQEKDTMNFVAKSLEMEEFIKTVISTIDYVKAKKRSKKVVNISFDEWNVWYHAHLEGKDEKAQPWSFARPIAEEDYVFEDAILVGCMLIALLKHCDRVKIACMAQLVNVIAPITTVKGGIAYRQVIYYPFMHAANYGHGVALLPKVSSPKYGSKEFTDVPYIETVATYNEEKNEITVFAVNRDLEEEMQVEFKLDGFDGFEVVEHIVYESDDIYKGNTQDKPDNVVPHKGGSSKIEGNILTSILPKFSWNVIRLKKREI
- a CDS encoding alpha-glucosidase/alpha-galactosidase → MLKIAIIGAGSGVFTRNLVRDILSYPELRDSTIALMDIDSIRLEFMRRALQKLIDQEKYPTRLEATTDRKEALKGAKYVIVTIQVGGLKPFEYDIYIPLKYGVKQAVGDTIGPGGVFRALRTIPVLLDIAKDMEELCPDALLLNYVNPMAMNCWALNKATSIKSVGLCHSVQGTAEFLAKIIGAKMEEISYLCAGINHMAWFLKFEWNGKDAYPLIREKAKDPEIYTQDVTKFEILKHFGYYVSESSFHMSEYVPYFRKSDDWINRIHRTHSWHKEHYNGMYLHCCLDAAKTLLDDLKKMAEADYIDPKRSNEYCATIIHSIETNTPSVINGNVENKGLITNLPEGCCVEVPCLVDKNGIQPTHVGDLPPQLAALNRTNINVQELAVIAALTGDREAVYHAIMMDPLTSSVLDLDEIRKMVDEMFEAEKEWLPEKFYK
- a CDS encoding TIM-barrel domain-containing protein — translated: MARIFLVHGDRLISKYDKELLWIEAWGKNSLRVRATHEGSMPENDWALLPKTKISGNNIEIKILDNRGIIKNGNICAVIESSGDIKFYNHENKIILQEYTSKFAAGLRKRGREFQPILGGSYRLTVRFESEPNEKLYGMGQYQQPFLNLKGCSLELAHRNSQSSVPFVVSNIGYGFLWNNPAIGKVVFGKNITEWEAYVTKIMDYWITAGNTPAEILEQYMEVTGTPPMMPDYAMGFWQSKLRYRNAQELMDIAYEYKRRNLPLDVIVIDFFHWPHQGDWKFDEDYWPYPEKMVEELRKMGIEVMVSIWPTVEKESENYEEMLSKGLLISTDRGPRVTMQFVNDTLFVDMTNPEAREFMWEKVKENYFSKGIKMFWLDEAEPEFHKYEFDNYRYYLGPCLEIGNIYPLLYAKTFYDGLRKEGIENIINLIRCAWAGSQRYGVVVWSGDIASTFESLRNQVACGLNMAMAGIPWWTSDIGGFYGGDPNDPSFRELIIRWFQFGAFCPVFRIHGDRKPYIPPTSNKGGGKVGSGGPNEVWSYGQEAYEIFKKYLTIREKLKPYIKRQMLLTHKKGTPIMRPLFYDFPSDTKSWEIEDEFMFGPDILVAPVLYEGMRERVVYLPEGTHWREWETGKVYEGGKEIICQAPLSTIPVFIRDGAELV
- a CDS encoding GNAT family N-acetyltransferase; amino-acid sequence: MEFVVRRATYDDIKAIKEITKEAFTKYCELAGIDPAKNAAVNETEEDIKRDIDTKEVYVAFMDGIIVGTIRVEIFPDKTAYISRFGVRLNYQNNGVGKALMKVVDERLKELGVKKVYLHTASKVRDLVRFYYARGFYIVSTSNESGYIRALLCKEYDEEN
- the ruvA gene encoding Holliday junction branch migration protein RuvA: MIDSIVGIIQEVFSNYVILNYNNIYIKVFCNSLKFSEFLGKEKRVYVSLKFNENLSEIECYGFLTREERELFLKLQKVTGVGSKLALQILSSIDFQELIVEIAKGNVARLEKVKGIGKKTANRIILELKETLKKEFKVAAGADKEKTYEKLEEISLALLSLGYDIDEVNQVLSSEDFSEFSLEDGIKLALKKLSRI
- the ruvB gene encoding Holliday junction branch migration DNA helicase RuvB, with protein sequence MERLLDNKFSIEDVHEESLRPKTLEEYIGQQKVKEKIRIFIEAAKKRKEPLDHVLLYGPPGLGKTTLANIIANEMGVDIKVTSGPAIERAGDLVAILTNIGENNILFIDEIHRLNRTIEEVLYPAMEDKKVDIVIGKGPSAKTIRLTLPPFTLIGATTRAGLLSSPLRDRFGIIERLDYYTVEELSQIVMRSASILKCDIEKEACIEIAKRSRGTPRVANRLLRRLRDYAIVKHTGSITYEVARSGLEMLEVDEYGLDLVDRNILETIVYKFGGGPVGLSTIAAAIGEDEGTIEDIYEPYLIQEGFLIKTARGRVATQKAINHIAKIKFMLKESGDNR